One genomic segment of Desulfomicrobium sp. ZS1 includes these proteins:
- the modA gene encoding molybdate ABC transporter substrate-binding protein — protein MNFKSLHTILSLCIVLMSTPAMAKDLLVSAAASLTNAFTEMKEPFEKAHPGTSLVLNFASSGALLKQMEQGAPVDVFASADQATMDKAEKLMDPATRADFAGNSLVLIVPADSTLSLRNPEELKDEAFKLVAIGNPDSVPVGRYTKGALEAGLYEALTPKFVLAETVRQALDYVARGEVQAGFVFATDAALRADKVKVAAEVTGHKPIIYPIALLAASQNKDMGQAFVNFVKSEEGQAILGKFGFKKP, from the coding sequence ATGAATTTTAAATCGTTGCATACAATTTTGTCGCTTTGCATTGTCCTTATGTCCACTCCCGCCATGGCCAAGGACCTCCTTGTCTCGGCGGCGGCCAGCCTGACCAACGCCTTCACGGAAATGAAGGAACCCTTCGAGAAGGCCCATCCCGGCACCTCCCTGGTCCTGAATTTCGCTTCTTCCGGGGCGCTGCTCAAACAAATGGAACAGGGCGCGCCCGTGGACGTCTTCGCCTCGGCCGACCAGGCGACCATGGACAAGGCCGAGAAACTCATGGACCCGGCGACCCGCGCCGATTTTGCCGGCAATTCCCTGGTGCTGATCGTTCCCGCGGACAGCACGCTTTCCCTGCGCAATCCTGAAGAACTCAAAGACGAAGCGTTCAAGCTCGTCGCCATCGGCAACCCCGACTCCGTGCCCGTTGGCCGCTACACCAAGGGTGCCCTTGAAGCCGGACTGTACGAGGCCCTGACCCCGAAATTCGTACTGGCCGAAACCGTGCGTCAGGCCCTGGACTACGTGGCCCGAGGCGAAGTGCAGGCCGGCTTCGTCTTCGCCACGGACGCGGCCCTGCGCGCCGACAAGGTCAAAGTCGCAGCCGAAGTGACCGGCCACAAACCCATCATCTACCCCATCGCCCTGCTCGCCGCATCGCAGAACAAGGACATGGGTCAGGCTTTCGTTAATTTCGTGAAGAGTGAGGAAGGACAGGCCATCCTGGGGAAATTCGGGTTCAAAAAGCCGTAA
- a CDS encoding TOBE domain-containing protein, with protein MYKLEQLDPNTLMQLVCLAQEEVKRRGLDDPVAGPRRAPKAARIFQVPETVKYLDPGQLDILTRSFRDWLHAARDARTRQARTRIWLLFLVLRYTGMRLGEVLDLDDGIDFDLARGVVMVRGAAPREIPLPAEVVDALALFFEHPMSLELRGQVFRLDQGYVRRKFSERGKVTDIPRELLNPRVLRHSRAVELLRGGVPLVVVDAMLGHQGPSSQYVSFSDADTRRIMNHYIFEERKMKTSARNMFVGQISAIRDGNILSEVEVTTATGLQIVSVITKDSFENLGLAMGMTVIATVKAPWVVLVKEESMLKTSARNKFCGRISAVNTGQIAAEVVVDLADGTKITSLITDESVGNLDLKVGDEICAMVKAFSVILALE; from the coding sequence ATGTATAAATTGGAGCAGCTTGATCCGAATACATTGATGCAATTGGTCTGTCTGGCGCAGGAGGAAGTCAAGCGCCGAGGGCTGGATGATCCGGTAGCCGGGCCAAGACGAGCACCCAAGGCGGCCCGGATTTTTCAGGTCCCGGAGACGGTCAAGTATCTTGATCCCGGCCAGCTTGATATCCTGACGCGCTCCTTTCGCGACTGGCTGCATGCGGCCCGCGATGCGCGGACCCGTCAGGCGCGCACCCGCATCTGGCTCCTCTTTCTCGTTTTGCGCTACACGGGCATGCGCCTTGGCGAGGTCCTTGATCTCGACGATGGTATCGATTTCGACCTCGCCCGGGGCGTGGTCATGGTCAGGGGCGCCGCGCCGCGCGAGATTCCTTTGCCTGCCGAGGTCGTGGACGCGCTGGCACTTTTTTTCGAGCATCCCATGAGCTTGGAGCTGCGAGGGCAGGTTTTTCGCCTGGATCAGGGATATGTGCGGCGCAAGTTCTCAGAGCGGGGCAAGGTCACGGACATCCCCCGTGAACTCCTCAATCCCCGCGTGTTGCGGCATTCCCGCGCCGTGGAATTGCTGCGCGGCGGAGTGCCGCTGGTTGTGGTGGACGCCATGCTTGGACATCAGGGGCCGTCCTCGCAGTACGTCAGTTTTTCCGATGCAGACACCCGGCGTATCATGAATCATTACATATTTGAGGAACGCAAAATGAAGACATCCGCCCGCAACATGTTTGTCGGCCAGATCAGCGCCATCCGGGACGGGAACATTTTGAGCGAGGTGGAAGTGACCACTGCCACTGGGCTTCAAATCGTTTCCGTCATCACCAAGGACAGTTTCGAGAACCTGGGGCTGGCCATGGGCATGACCGTGATCGCCACGGTCAAGGCCCCATGGGTGGTGCTGGTCAAAGAGGAATCCATGCTCAAGACCAGCGCCCGCAACAAGTTCTGCGGCAGGATTTCGGCCGTCAACACGGGTCAGATCGCGGCCGAGGTGGTAGTGGACCTCGCCGACGGCACCAAGATCACATCGCTTATCACCGACGAGTCCGTGGGTAACCTGGATTTGAAAGTCGGTGATGAGATTTGCGCCATGGTCAAGGCCTTTTCCGTCATTCTGGCCCTCGAATAA
- a CDS encoding transporter, whose translation MKFALIGRYSTFDQNQIYTGSSQDDPGFGKRQRTTHAGSLTFRAGLFEGFEALLTATAFNKELERKNAKGMTDTSEVEGLGDLQIMGRWQALSQKKGAPLSLALGLGLEIPTADSDNRNSFGTQPYMGPFLQLGTGSWNPKATLSATRVFGRSRLDGQLMYTINTEGEHHLEKGDLFQYNLGYGFAVNNYFTAGLAMNGVHQEKNTQELSPGVVGKDPNSGADMLFLSPELSCRIEPLNTVVGLAVPLLVYADMGGSQPVEDYRIVIKAAVQF comes from the coding sequence ATGAAATTTGCATTGATCGGCAGATACTCCACCTTTGATCAAAACCAGATCTACACCGGATCTTCTCAGGATGATCCGGGCTTTGGAAAGCGACAGCGCACGACCCATGCAGGGTCCCTGACCTTCCGCGCCGGTCTTTTCGAAGGCTTTGAAGCCCTGCTGACGGCGACGGCTTTCAACAAGGAACTGGAACGCAAGAACGCCAAGGGGATGACGGACACAAGCGAGGTCGAGGGACTGGGCGATCTGCAGATCATGGGACGCTGGCAGGCCCTGTCGCAGAAGAAAGGCGCCCCCCTCTCCCTGGCTCTGGGCCTTGGTCTGGAAATCCCCACCGCCGACAGCGACAACCGCAATTCCTTCGGCACCCAGCCGTACATGGGGCCGTTCCTGCAGCTCGGCACCGGCTCGTGGAACCCCAAGGCGACCCTGTCCGCGACACGGGTCTTCGGCCGCTCCCGCCTGGATGGCCAGCTCATGTACACGATCAATACCGAGGGCGAGCACCACCTGGAAAAAGGCGACCTGTTCCAGTACAACCTGGGCTATGGTTTCGCCGTGAACAATTATTTCACCGCCGGTCTGGCGATGAACGGCGTGCATCAGGAAAAGAACACACAGGAGCTCTCCCCCGGCGTGGTCGGCAAAGACCCCAACTCGGGCGCGGACATGCTTTTTCTGAGTCCGGAACTGAGCTGCAGGATTGAACCCTTGAACACGGTCGTTGGCCTGGCCGTGCCCCTTTTGGTGTATGCTGATATGGGCGGAAGCCAGCCCGTGGAGGACTACCGCATTGTCATCAAGGCGGCGGTGCAGTTCTGA
- a CDS encoding Rossmann-like domain-containing protein: MTILEQVRARAITIWEEAGLMEQCVEVTAAPLTVEQAIGKPEGQDFPIQKGKEKLMEAQFNGAKGQAFTDTYGNYRGRLADIALLDLAEPMSQAIFVATLNAVMRSLGQTDCTIHCKDAGPAECSKRIAEHIHAAHGQPKIGMVGYQPAMIKALSDQFEMRVLDLDPDNVGQVKHGALIEGGWATEEVMRWADLLLVTGTTLANGSIDMFVNSKPVIFYGTTIAGAASIMGWDRFCPQSM; this comes from the coding sequence ATGACAATCCTGGAACAGGTCCGCGCGCGGGCCATCACAATATGGGAAGAGGCTGGACTCATGGAGCAGTGCGTCGAGGTCACGGCCGCTCCGCTGACCGTGGAACAGGCCATCGGCAAACCCGAAGGGCAGGATTTCCCCATCCAGAAGGGCAAGGAAAAACTCATGGAAGCCCAATTCAACGGCGCCAAGGGCCAGGCCTTCACCGACACCTACGGCAATTACCGTGGACGTCTGGCCGACATCGCCCTCCTCGACCTTGCGGAGCCCATGTCCCAAGCGATCTTCGTTGCCACTCTGAACGCGGTCATGCGCAGCCTGGGCCAAACAGACTGCACAATCCACTGCAAGGACGCGGGCCCGGCCGAGTGTTCAAAACGCATCGCCGAGCACATTCACGCCGCGCACGGCCAGCCCAAAATCGGCATGGTCGGCTACCAGCCGGCCATGATCAAGGCTTTGAGCGATCAGTTTGAAATGCGCGTGCTCGACCTGGACCCGGACAACGTCGGCCAAGTCAAACACGGAGCGCTGATCGAAGGCGGATGGGCCACCGAAGAAGTGATGCGCTGGGCCGACTTGCTGCTGGTCACGGGCACGACCTTGGCCAACGGATCCATCGACATGTTCGTGAATTCAAAACCGGTCATCTTTTACGGAACAACCATCGCAGGTGCGGCAAGCATCATGGGATGGGATAGGTTCTGTCCACAAAGCATGTAG
- a CDS encoding molybdate ABC transporter permease subunit, giving the protein MDPRTLGPLLLTLRVLALAGCILLPGGVLLAYFLSGKPSALRVVVDFIVSIPLVFPPIATGFILLMLFGRNGFMGRVLPVEVVFAFPGLVLASVISGLPLLVKPVEAALRNQGTRLSEIAAVLGKTPWQTFVLVLLPAIRRPVLAGWLLALSRSMGEVGITLMLGGNILGKTNTLSLEIYNCVFTGEIDRAIVLCAIIGTLSCGMLFTLKRMSAI; this is encoded by the coding sequence ATGGACCCTCGAACCCTCGGCCCGCTCCTGCTGACGCTGCGCGTCCTGGCTCTGGCGGGCTGCATCCTGCTTCCGGGCGGTGTGCTGCTCGCCTATTTCTTGAGCGGAAAACCCTCGGCCTTGCGCGTTGTCGTGGATTTCATCGTATCCATCCCGCTGGTCTTTCCGCCCATCGCCACGGGCTTCATCCTGCTCATGCTCTTTGGCCGCAACGGGTTCATGGGCCGCGTGCTGCCGGTGGAGGTTGTTTTCGCCTTTCCCGGCCTGGTCCTGGCCTCGGTCATTTCGGGCCTGCCACTGCTGGTAAAACCCGTAGAGGCGGCCCTGCGCAACCAGGGCACGCGGCTCTCGGAGATCGCGGCCGTGCTCGGCAAGACACCCTGGCAAACCTTCGTGCTTGTCCTTCTGCCGGCCATTCGGCGCCCCGTGCTCGCCGGGTGGCTGCTCGCATTGAGCCGGTCCATGGGCGAGGTCGGCATCACGCTGATGCTCGGCGGCAACATCCTCGGCAAGACAAACACCTTGTCGCTGGAAATCTACAATTGTGTCTTTACTGGCGAGATCGATAGGGCCATTGTGTTATGCGCAATCATCGGAACCCTTTCCTGTGGCATGCTCTTCACCCTGAAGCGCATGTCCGCAATCTGA
- the modA gene encoding molybdate ABC transporter substrate-binding protein, translated as MKKILLTLLLLITSMPALASETLLIASVAGYKTVIETLAKSYSQQTGATVERIYGNMGQIVGQAQSSGKVDLMIGEESFLRASALPLADAAPLGKGRLVLAWPKGKSEPADLTDSNITRIAIPDATRAIYGKATMEYLNNSGLHEALKDKLVVVGTVPQVFAYLSTGEVDAGFLNLTQAMAVTKQLGGFIEMDEKLYKPIAIACIRLQTSPNAAAAEDFARFLQTEEARTILTAHGL; from the coding sequence ATGAAAAAAATTCTTCTCACGCTTCTTCTTCTCATCACGTCCATGCCCGCCCTGGCCAGCGAAACGCTGCTCATCGCGTCCGTTGCCGGATATAAAACCGTCATCGAGACCCTGGCAAAAAGCTATTCGCAGCAGACTGGAGCAACCGTGGAGCGCATCTACGGCAACATGGGCCAGATCGTCGGGCAGGCCCAGAGCAGCGGCAAGGTCGATCTGATGATCGGCGAAGAGAGCTTCTTGCGCGCCTCCGCGCTGCCCTTGGCCGACGCCGCCCCGCTGGGAAAGGGACGTCTGGTCCTGGCCTGGCCCAAAGGGAAATCCGAACCCGCCGACCTGACGGACAGCAACATCACCCGCATCGCCATTCCGGACGCCACGCGCGCCATCTACGGCAAGGCCACCATGGAGTATCTGAACAACAGCGGACTGCATGAAGCGTTGAAGGACAAACTTGTCGTCGTGGGCACCGTGCCGCAGGTCTTCGCCTATCTCTCCACGGGAGAGGTGGACGCAGGTTTCCTGAACCTGACCCAGGCCATGGCGGTCACGAAGCAGCTCGGCGGCTTTATCGAAATGGATGAAAAGCTCTACAAACCCATCGCCATCGCCTGCATACGGCTGCAAACGTCCCCCAACGCCGCCGCAGCCGAGGATTTCGCCCGCTTTCTGCAGACTGAAGAAGCCCGTACCATCCTTACAGCTCACGGCCTGTAG
- a CDS encoding ATP-binding cassette domain-containing protein gives MGLRINLRKRLPHFDLRLDLACARGQLTAIVGPSGAGKSTLIRLVAGLETPDWGHIHLGGQTFFDKAAGINMPTRKRVVGMVFQDYPLFSHLSVAGNVAFSCPDRTKVDALLHRFGIPHLAQRKPEDISGGERQRAAMCQALARDPDILLLDEPFSALDAPTRADLRRELRHQAQSLNIPVLLVTHDLHEAAELGDAIFPMTDGRYAPQWLDEAVAGLRLTTMNLSPRICA, from the coding sequence ATGGGACTTCGCATCAATCTTCGCAAACGCCTGCCCCATTTCGACCTGCGCCTCGACCTGGCCTGCGCCCGGGGACAGTTGACGGCCATTGTCGGCCCGTCCGGAGCGGGCAAAAGCACGCTCATCCGTCTCGTTGCAGGACTGGAGACACCGGACTGGGGCCACATTCATCTTGGCGGACAGACCTTCTTCGACAAGGCGGCCGGCATCAACATGCCCACCCGCAAACGAGTCGTCGGCATGGTCTTCCAGGACTATCCGCTCTTTTCACACCTCAGCGTGGCTGGAAACGTGGCCTTCTCCTGTCCGGACCGAACAAAGGTGGACGCCTTGCTGCATCGTTTCGGCATCCCGCACCTGGCGCAACGCAAACCGGAGGACATCTCCGGCGGCGAGCGCCAGCGCGCGGCCATGTGTCAGGCCCTGGCCCGCGACCCCGACATCCTGCTCCTTGACGAGCCTTTCTCGGCTCTGGACGCGCCCACCCGCGCCGACCTTCGCCGCGAACTGCGGCATCAGGCCCAGAGCCTGAACATCCCGGTATTACTTGTAACCCATGACCTGCATGAAGCCGCCGAGCTCGGGGATGCCATCTTCCCCATGACCGACGGCCGGTACGCGCCCCAGTGGCTGGATGAGGCCGTTGCCGGACTCAGACTCACCACCATGAACCTTTCACCCCGCATCTGTGCCTAA
- a CDS encoding ABC transporter ATP-binding protein: MRLKIDPKAPARTISCDIDTHVSAPGAEFRLRARFEAPGRRIALFGPSGSGKSLTLMALAGLLRPHSGRIKVCGRTFFDAVSGVNVPARKRNIGMLFQDYALFPHLTVRDNVSFGLKPVFGPLKAAHRERVEELLELCGLTGFAGQRPGQISGGQRQRTALARALAPNPDLLLLDEPFTALDQPLRERMRAELFDILERFDIPMVMVSHDLDDVDHFAQTLVAFGHGRVLDVVDYEARRKNEYPRQILDPLFLAAQKLND, translated from the coding sequence ATGCGCCTAAAGATCGACCCGAAGGCACCGGCCCGGACCATCTCATGCGACATCGACACCCATGTATCCGCGCCCGGCGCGGAGTTTCGCCTGCGGGCCCGTTTCGAGGCGCCCGGACGGCGCATCGCCCTCTTCGGCCCCTCGGGTTCGGGCAAGAGCCTGACCCTCATGGCCCTGGCCGGACTGCTGAGGCCCCACAGCGGCCGCATAAAGGTCTGCGGCCGCACCTTCTTCGACGCCGTCTCCGGCGTGAACGTCCCGGCCCGCAAGCGCAACATCGGCATGCTCTTCCAGGACTACGCCCTCTTTCCGCACCTGACCGTGCGCGACAACGTGTCTTTTGGCCTCAAACCCGTCTTCGGCCCACTCAAAGCGGCACACCGCGAGCGCGTCGAGGAACTGCTGGAACTGTGCGGTCTGACCGGCTTCGCCGGCCAGCGTCCCGGCCAGATCTCCGGCGGCCAGCGCCAGCGCACGGCCCTGGCACGCGCCCTGGCACCAAACCCGGACCTGCTCCTCCTGGACGAACCCTTCACCGCGCTGGACCAGCCCCTGCGGGAGCGCATGCGCGCGGAACTTTTCGACATCCTGGAGCGCTTCGACATACCCATGGTCATGGTCAGCCACGACCTCGACGACGTGGACCATTTCGCCCAGACCCTGGTCGCCTTCGGGCATGGCCGCGTGCTGGACGTCGTTGACTACGAAGCTCGCCGCAAGAATGAATATCCTCGCCAGATTCTCGATCCCCTCTTCCTGGCCGCGCAAAAGCTGAACGACTGA
- the modB gene encoding molybdate ABC transporter permease subunit, producing the protein MDMTFLFPVQLSLRVATLATLTSLVFGVVLGWVFHRYRFPGKELLDSILSLPMVLPPTVLGYYLIVLLGRNGFVGRWLESTFGVTLIFTWQGAVIAAAVVSFPLIFKSARAALDAVEGKYEDAARTMGHPEWRVFLRVCLPLAGRGILAGTMLAFARAMGEFGATLMIAGNLPGRTQTLSLAVYSATQAGQDSLAAQLVLVISVLCTLILWVSGRLLTPRWQA; encoded by the coding sequence ATGGACATGACCTTTCTCTTCCCGGTGCAGCTCAGCCTGCGCGTGGCTACCCTGGCCACCCTGACCTCCCTGGTCTTCGGGGTGGTTTTGGGCTGGGTTTTCCACCGCTACCGCTTCCCGGGAAAGGAACTGCTCGATTCCATCCTGAGCCTGCCCATGGTGCTGCCGCCCACGGTGCTCGGCTACTATCTCATCGTGCTGCTCGGTCGGAACGGTTTCGTAGGGCGCTGGCTGGAATCGACTTTCGGCGTAACGCTGATCTTCACCTGGCAGGGAGCGGTCATCGCCGCCGCCGTGGTCTCCTTTCCGCTCATCTTCAAATCCGCCCGCGCCGCCCTGGACGCGGTGGAAGGCAAATACGAGGACGCAGCCCGGACCATGGGCCATCCGGAATGGCGGGTATTCCTGCGCGTCTGTCTGCCCCTGGCCGGACGCGGCATACTGGCCGGGACCATGCTCGCCTTCGCCCGCGCCATGGGCGAGTTCGGGGCCACGCTCATGATCGCGGGCAACCTGCCGGGCCGCACCCAGACCCTGTCCCTGGCCGTGTACAGCGCCACCCAGGCCGGACAAGACAGCCTGGCCGCGCAGCTGGTGCTGGTCATCTCTGTCCTGTGCACGCTCATTCTCTGGGTTTCAGGACGACTTTTGACCCCCAGATGGCAGGCCTGA
- a CDS encoding KilA-N domain-containing protein has translation MKKNSDTTINVRGTRITVIRRQDEDFISLTDIAKSRNPEHTDDLIRNWLRNRNTLEFLGIWEQLHNPGFNPVEFDGIKKQAGLNSFTLTPKQWIDQAGAIGIVSKAGRYGGTYAHTDVAFEFASWISVEFKLYLIKEFQRLKEDENRRLSLAWNLNRMLAKINYRIHTDAIQTHLIPKEVTAKQAAFAYAEEADLLNVSLFGQTAREWRDANLGKDGNMRDHASLEQLLVLANLENMNAEFIHMGLPQGDRLKRLNQIAIRQMQTLTARIAKQLGRGQK, from the coding sequence ATGAAGAAGAACTCCGACACCACAATCAACGTCCGCGGCACCAGGATCACCGTGATTCGTCGACAGGACGAGGACTTCATTTCACTCACCGACATCGCAAAGTCGAGGAATCCGGAGCACACCGACGACCTCATTCGCAATTGGCTACGTAATCGTAATACGTTGGAGTTTCTCGGCATATGGGAGCAACTTCACAACCCCGGTTTTAATCCCGTCGAATTCGACGGGATTAAAAAACAGGCCGGACTGAACAGCTTCACGCTCACTCCGAAACAGTGGATTGATCAAGCCGGCGCGATCGGGATTGTTTCCAAAGCCGGACGCTACGGCGGAACTTATGCCCATACCGATGTGGCTTTCGAATTTGCGTCCTGGATCTCAGTGGAATTCAAGCTTTACCTCATCAAGGAATTCCAGCGTCTCAAAGAGGACGAAAATCGCCGCCTTTCCCTTGCCTGGAACCTCAACCGCATGTTGGCCAAGATCAACTACCGCATCCACACCGACGCGATCCAAACGCATCTCATCCCGAAGGAAGTTACCGCAAAACAGGCCGCTTTCGCATACGCCGAAGAGGCCGACCTCCTCAATGTCTCCCTCTTCGGCCAGACCGCCCGCGAATGGCGGGACGCCAATCTCGGCAAGGACGGCAATATGCGCGACCACGCCAGCCTCGAACAGCTTCTTGTTCTCGCCAACCTCGAAAACATGAACGCCGAGTTTATCCATATGGGACTCCCTCAGGGCGACCGTTTGAAACGGCTTAATCAAATTGCCATCCGCCAGATGCAAACGCTCACCGCACGAATCGCAAAGCAGTTGGGAAGAGGGCAAAAGTGA
- a CDS encoding putative quinol monooxygenase, which yields MFAVMVNVHIKPEYRKEFVEAMLDDARGSVQNESACLLFNVVQDSEDENCLHLYEVYASAEAFEEHKKTPHFVRWVETTKNWLASPLEIATGVHLFPADGVWKKQA from the coding sequence ATGTTCGCTGTAATGGTCAATGTTCACATCAAGCCGGAATACAGGAAAGAATTCGTGGAGGCCATGCTCGACGACGCACGTGGGTCAGTGCAAAACGAGAGCGCGTGTCTGTTGTTCAACGTGGTTCAGGACAGCGAGGACGAGAACTGCCTGCATCTTTACGAAGTCTATGCCAGCGCCGAGGCCTTCGAAGAACACAAGAAGACCCCGCATTTCGTTCGCTGGGTGGAGACCACCAAAAACTGGCTCGCCAGCCCCCTGGAGATTGCAACGGGTGTTCATCTGTTTCCCGCTGACGGCGTCTGGAAAAAGCAGGCCTGA